One stretch of Candidatus Bathyarchaeia archaeon DNA includes these proteins:
- a CDS encoding sugar phosphate isomerase/epimerase family protein codes for MSKVYVQPLYHAAVPELVAYAKAEGYNLEIATFAYTNVYDMDWQQALNDHQQQLASFKGKVSFHGVFQDVTIHSRDQKISQTSKQRILESLKVADALGAGQAVFHGSLNPLVRDEYYRKNWLDCNVEFWRQALDHFGGTVLLENVWEPKPELFRSLLELVGSPRLKFCLDVGHANVYSQVPIKEWIATMGTDMTYMHLSDNNGEIDQHMDVGSGKIKWQTFTGDLKSHSLTPEVVLETCTLEKTQASIAYMKEHCVYPF; via the coding sequence ATGTCCAAAGTTTACGTTCAACCCCTCTACCACGCCGCCGTCCCCGAATTGGTCGCCTACGCCAAAGCCGAGGGCTATAACTTGGAAATCGCCACGTTTGCCTACACCAACGTCTACGACATGGATTGGCAACAAGCCCTCAACGACCACCAACAACAACTCGCGAGCTTTAAGGGCAAGGTCTCCTTTCACGGCGTCTTCCAAGACGTAACCATCCACAGCAGAGACCAAAAAATCTCCCAAACCAGCAAGCAACGCATTTTGGAAAGCCTCAAAGTCGCTGACGCTTTGGGCGCGGGGCAGGCGGTTTTTCATGGCAGCCTTAACCCGCTGGTGCGTGATGAGTATTACCGTAAAAACTGGCTGGACTGCAACGTGGAATTCTGGCGGCAAGCGCTTGACCACTTTGGGGGCACGGTGCTGTTGGAGAACGTTTGGGAGCCCAAACCGGAGCTTTTTCGGAGCCTGCTGGAGCTTGTGGGTTCGCCGCGGCTCAAATTCTGCCTTGATGTGGGGCACGCCAACGTTTACTCTCAAGTTCCCATCAAAGAATGGATAGCCACGATGGGCACGGACATGACGTATATGCATCTGAGCGATAACAACGGCGAAATAGACCAGCATATGGATGTTGGGTCAGGAAAAATAAAGTGGCAAACCTTCACCGGCGACCTCAAAAGCCACAGTCTTACGCCTGAGGTCGTTTTGGAAACATGCACCTTGGAGAAAACCCAAGCCTCCATCGCGTACATGAAGGAACATTGTGTGTATCCGTTCTGA
- a CDS encoding ArnT family glycosyltransferase has protein sequence MDRRFLASKPKWRVSKWRLLFTVFIVIYFIVLVFNLDSMTIQWDEANHLNGALLLAHGRIQLYATTSLFYPPLDDLLIAGFFAITGPSVLAGRLIGVIFAVLSVWVLFEFTQRTYEPKTAFLSSVLLANMPGFIWLARLAMLETMLVFFFSVSMMLFFFWLQKHHIKFLTLSAVALGLGFLTKYQIIIAVPAMLTSIFLLSKSYLKEKLSRFPLLILIVICIILPWVLFSFQAYTSGMLDQWLYAMGAGNPQKSLYSARFPAPLFYLIEMTWPYGAVHPVSLFVYVLGLLGLLVLATRRTAADKFLLVWFFAMYIFFTVIGNRQWRYIVPVFPVLALSASTLIISAYNKLQKTWKTRNPASHRVGARKIAAVFLVAAVGFSVAYSCVDAYNWVAKDSAFHLPLEQAATYALSNLDADGSLMVLCPINVFSADILKFYVYASPRRFTYVGDYPALPVDAYPPDFNVTELVDQCIQHDVQYLLLYEYGQEYPYYNSNLTMSQVYSMLMASQKFTLQTSFGTYPNRIYVLSFSQQPPFGVP, from the coding sequence ATGGACCGCCGTTTTCTTGCCTCAAAGCCTAAATGGCGAGTAAGTAAGTGGCGACTGCTCTTCACCGTTTTCATAGTCATCTACTTCATTGTTTTGGTTTTCAATTTAGATTCCATGACCATCCAGTGGGATGAAGCCAACCACCTGAACGGCGCCCTGCTTCTGGCACACGGGCGCATCCAATTATATGCCACGACGAGCCTGTTTTATCCCCCCTTAGACGATTTGCTTATCGCCGGGTTCTTCGCCATCACCGGACCAAGCGTGCTGGCTGGTCGACTCATCGGCGTCATATTCGCCGTCCTCTCCGTCTGGGTACTCTTCGAATTCACTCAACGAACCTACGAACCCAAAACTGCCTTCCTCTCCAGCGTCTTGTTAGCGAACATGCCCGGATTTATTTGGCTTGCCCGACTTGCCATGCTCGAAACGATGCTAGTGTTTTTTTTCTCCGTCTCCATGATGCTGTTCTTCTTTTGGCTGCAAAAACACCACATCAAATTCCTCACCCTAAGCGCGGTCGCTTTAGGCTTGGGTTTTCTCACCAAATACCAAATAATAATCGCCGTACCCGCTATGCTGACCAGCATTTTTCTGCTAAGCAAAAGCTACCTCAAAGAAAAACTGTCCCGCTTTCCCTTACTGATTCTGATTGTCATCTGCATAATCTTGCCTTGGGTCCTTTTTTCTTTTCAAGCCTACACCTCCGGCATGCTTGACCAATGGCTCTACGCCATGGGCGCGGGTAACCCCCAGAAATCCCTCTACAGCGCCCGGTTCCCCGCACCCCTCTTCTACCTCATCGAGATGACTTGGCCCTACGGCGCCGTACACCCCGTGTCCCTGTTTGTTTATGTTCTGGGTTTGCTGGGGCTTTTGGTTTTGGCGACAAGACGAACAGCGGCAGACAAGTTTTTGCTGGTCTGGTTCTTTGCCATGTACATCTTTTTCACAGTCATCGGCAATCGCCAATGGCGATACATCGTGCCCGTTTTCCCCGTGCTTGCCCTCTCAGCTTCAACCCTCATAATCTCAGCATACAACAAACTCCAAAAAACATGGAAAACGCGAAATCCCGCTTCCCACAGGGTTGGGGCGCGGAAAATTGCGGCGGTTTTTCTGGTTGCTGCTGTCGGATTTTCCGTAGCATACAGTTGTGTGGATGCCTACAACTGGGTTGCTAAGGATAGTGCGTTTCATTTGCCTTTAGAGCAAGCTGCTACCTATGCCCTCTCCAATTTGGACGCCGACGGGTCGCTTATGGTTTTGTGTCCCATTAATGTTTTCAGCGCCGACATCCTCAAGTTCTACGTGTATGCTAGCCCCCGCAGATTCACCTACGTAGGCGACTACCCCGCGTTGCCTGTGGACGCATACCCGCCCGACTTCAACGTAACCGAGCTTGTAGACCAATGCATTCAACATGACGTTCAGTACCTGCTTCTATACGAGTACGGCCAAGAATACCCCTACTACAACTCCAACCTAACCATGAGCCAAGTTTACAGTATGCTTATGGCTTCCCAGAAATTCACGCTGCAAACCAGCTTTGGAACCTACCCCAACCGAATCTACGTTCTGTCCTTCAGTCAGCAACCCCCGTTTGGTGTACCGTAG
- a CDS encoding CxxC-x17-CxxC domain-containing protein produces the protein MTITVDDAGSGDLLFGIVIGAYRDEPEAFRYDVVDVKFFQTELFRKKEYLTQTAIIVNQLLNRLQPKPDEEIHVCQGYIFDEAVEDLRKTYGERVQRIKVIGEPQRLIEIAYLDEIRNLGYEPLPERDEKRGKSFFHMMRWLKANPSMIKYAKTGWPRLARYHMFKPYHQKNEKNKFTAVCVKCGKECEVPFKPDSSRPVYCKACWGKKKNN, from the coding sequence TTGACAATCACCGTTGATGATGCTGGCAGCGGCGACCTGCTTTTCGGCATAGTAATAGGGGCTTACCGCGATGAGCCTGAAGCATTCCGCTATGACGTTGTTGATGTGAAGTTCTTTCAAACTGAGCTATTCCGCAAAAAAGAGTATCTCACGCAGACTGCGATAATAGTGAATCAACTGCTGAACCGGCTGCAACCAAAGCCAGACGAGGAAATTCACGTTTGCCAAGGCTACATATTTGACGAAGCCGTAGAGGACCTGCGCAAGACGTATGGTGAGAGAGTCCAGCGAATCAAAGTCATCGGAGAACCTCAAAGGCTAATCGAAATTGCCTACCTCGACGAAATCCGAAACCTTGGTTATGAGCCGCTGCCTGAAAGAGATGAGAAGCGAGGCAAAAGCTTTTTCCACATGATGCGTTGGCTCAAAGCCAACCCCAGCATGATAAAATATGCAAAGACAGGGTGGCCTAGGCTTGCAAGGTACCACATGTTTAAGCCATACCATCAAAAAAACGAAAAAAACAAATTTACAGCAGTTTGCGTTAAATGCGGAAAAGAATGTGAGGTCCCATTTAAGCCAGATAGCAGTCGCCCAGTCTACTGTAAGGCATGTTGGGGAAAAAAGAAAAACAACTAG